The following coding sequences lie in one Streptomyces xiamenensis genomic window:
- a CDS encoding hemolysin family protein — MSAALLGLLAVIVLTAGTGYFVAQEFAYVAADRLALQSEADAGDKRAARALKVQERLSFMLSGAQLGITVTGLIVGFLAEPAFATLLDPVLSGMGVPEAAATGVALVTAFLLATVIQMVLGELGPKNLALAVPERLAKSLASSTLAYLKIAGPVVHVFDSVANKLLRKVGIEPVEELHHGATLEELGRLIDESHEHGQLTHDTAQLLDHALEFSDRTLAEVMVPRVDVSYVRATDPASSVVALIGEHGHSHYLVVGERIDDITGVLGVRELMRATPPELADAQAGPLARTALLLPDTLPLPGAVEQMQAAGEEFAVVLDEYGGLAGIVTLEDIAEELVGDIADETDEIELPAIADGTSWLVDAGRRVDEAAEATGIALPEEEDFETVAGLIINRCGRFPGVGDRIEVGLADGATAVIEVLTLDRRVPGRVRLERVEPPAEGTAGDLPVGAPRERVEQRS, encoded by the coding sequence TTGAGTGCCGCGCTACTGGGTCTGCTGGCAGTGATCGTGCTGACAGCGGGCACCGGGTATTTCGTAGCCCAGGAATTCGCCTACGTGGCCGCCGACCGGCTGGCCCTGCAAAGCGAGGCCGACGCGGGTGACAAGCGTGCCGCCCGCGCGCTGAAGGTCCAGGAACGGCTGTCCTTCATGCTCTCCGGCGCCCAGCTGGGCATCACCGTGACGGGCCTGATCGTGGGTTTCCTGGCGGAACCCGCCTTCGCCACCCTGCTCGATCCCGTACTGAGCGGCATGGGCGTGCCCGAGGCCGCCGCGACGGGTGTCGCGCTGGTGACGGCGTTCCTGCTGGCCACCGTCATCCAGATGGTCCTGGGTGAGCTGGGCCCCAAGAATCTCGCGCTCGCCGTGCCCGAGCGTCTGGCCAAGTCCCTCGCCTCCTCCACCCTCGCCTACCTGAAGATCGCGGGCCCCGTGGTCCATGTCTTCGACTCGGTGGCCAACAAGCTGCTGCGCAAGGTCGGCATCGAGCCGGTCGAGGAACTCCACCACGGGGCGACCCTGGAGGAGCTGGGACGGCTGATCGACGAATCCCACGAGCACGGGCAGCTGACGCATGACACCGCGCAGCTCCTCGATCACGCTCTGGAGTTCTCGGACCGCACCCTCGCAGAGGTGATGGTGCCCAGGGTCGACGTGTCCTATGTACGCGCCACCGATCCGGCCTCCTCCGTCGTCGCGCTGATCGGCGAGCACGGCCACTCCCACTACCTGGTGGTCGGCGAGCGGATCGATGACATCACCGGCGTGCTCGGGGTGCGCGAGCTGATGCGCGCGACACCGCCGGAGCTGGCGGACGCCCAGGCGGGCCCGCTGGCCAGGACCGCGCTGCTGCTGCCCGACACCCTGCCGCTGCCGGGTGCTGTGGAACAGATGCAGGCGGCGGGCGAGGAGTTCGCCGTGGTGCTGGACGAGTACGGCGGTCTGGCCGGCATCGTCACCCTGGAGGACATCGCCGAGGAACTGGTCGGCGACATCGCCGACGAGACCGACGAGATCGAGCTGCCGGCGATCGCCGACGGCACCAGCTGGCTGGTGGACGCGGGCCGCCGCGTCGACGAGGCGGCCGAGGCCACCGGCATCGCACTGCCGGAGGAAGAGGACTTCGAGACCGTGGCCGGTCTGATCATCAACCGCTGTGGCCGTTTCCCCGGCGTCGGCGACCGCATCGAGGTCGGCCTGGCGGACGGCGCCACGGCCGTCATCGAGGTGCTCACCCTCGACCGGCGGGTGCCGGGCCGGGTCCGGCTGGAGCGCGTCGAGCCGCCCGCGGAGGGCACCGCCGGGGACCTCCCGGTGGGCGCGCCGCGTGAACGGGTGGAGCAGCGCTCATGA
- a CDS encoding hemolysin family protein: protein MSMGMAAFITVLLLIGSGFFVAAEFALVAAKRHRLEQAITEGKRGAKAALAGTRELSLMLAGAQLGITACTLGLGSISKPAISHEVDPLLEKLGLPGGLSYGIAFLFAMVVVVFLHMVVGEMAPKSWAISHPERSAMLLAPPFRAVVGAVRPVIWLMNKIANGLVRLCKVTPREELTSIHDREQLAHLVGESQRLGLISEADSGLITRSLTQPLSPVGGILVPADKIAEVPAGAGADAILTAATASNHTRLLVRDGERILGSVHARDAIVARARGQRVTAGELARPVPELAPDDTVSYAVEQLRQRRASLAVVRDGEGRLSGLISLDDLLVRLMRPEPVA from the coding sequence ATGAGCATGGGCATGGCAGCGTTCATCACCGTGCTGCTGCTGATCGGCAGTGGCTTCTTCGTGGCCGCCGAGTTCGCGCTGGTCGCCGCCAAGCGGCACCGCCTGGAGCAGGCCATCACCGAGGGCAAGCGAGGCGCCAAGGCGGCGCTCGCCGGAACACGTGAGCTCTCGCTCATGCTGGCCGGCGCCCAGCTGGGCATCACCGCGTGCACCCTGGGGCTGGGCTCCATCTCCAAGCCGGCGATCTCGCACGAGGTCGATCCGCTGCTGGAGAAGCTGGGGCTGCCCGGCGGGCTCTCCTACGGCATCGCGTTCCTGTTCGCGATGGTCGTGGTGGTCTTCCTGCACATGGTGGTCGGCGAGATGGCGCCCAAGTCCTGGGCGATCTCCCACCCGGAGCGCTCGGCGATGCTGCTGGCACCGCCGTTCCGCGCGGTGGTGGGGGCGGTCCGGCCGGTCATCTGGCTGATGAACAAGATCGCCAACGGTCTGGTGCGGCTGTGCAAGGTGACCCCGCGCGAGGAACTGACCTCGATCCACGACCGGGAGCAGCTGGCCCATCTGGTCGGCGAGTCCCAGCGGCTCGGCCTGATCAGTGAGGCCGACTCGGGGCTGATCACCCGCTCGCTGACCCAGCCGCTGTCGCCGGTGGGCGGCATCCTGGTGCCGGCCGACAAGATCGCGGAGGTGCCGGCGGGCGCCGGGGCCGACGCGATCCTGACCGCGGCGACCGCCAGCAACCACACCCGGCTGCTGGTAAGGGACGGGGAGCGGATCCTCGGCTCGGTGCACGCGCGCGACGCCATCGTGGCGCGGGCCCGCGGACAGCGGGTCACCGCGGGCGAGCTGGCCCGGCCGGTGCCCGAGCTGGCCCCGGACGACACCGTCTCGTACGCGGTGGAGCAGCTGCGGCAGCGGCGCGCCTCGCTGGCGGTGGTCCGCGACGGTGAGGGACGGCTGTCCGGGCTGATCAGCCTGGATGACCTGCTGGTGCGGCTGATGCGGCCGGAACCGGTGGCGTAA
- a CDS encoding NAD(P)-dependent oxidoreductase — translation MSGTSPVTPVTVLGLGAMGSALATAFLDGGRPVTVWNRTPARADALAARGATRADDARQAVTAGELVVLCVLDHTAAYATLGAIGDALKGRTLVHLTNGTPAQAREFAEWATQRGARYVDGGIMAVPPMIGGPGSLVLYSGDRSALEEHRAALELLGAARWLGDDPGLASLYDLALLSGMYGLFAGYLHATALARTEGGSTREFTDELLIPWMTAMMSGFPDWARQIDSGEFGPASSPLAMQATAFVNLIEASTAQGVDPALMIPVQELLNRAVSAGLGDQDSPALATLLSGPGKEPVR, via the coding sequence GTGAGCGGGACATCCCCCGTCACCCCGGTGACGGTGCTGGGCCTGGGTGCCATGGGAAGCGCCCTGGCCACCGCGTTCCTCGACGGCGGCCGTCCGGTCACCGTCTGGAACCGCACCCCGGCCAGGGCGGACGCCCTGGCCGCACGCGGCGCCACCCGGGCCGACGACGCCCGGCAGGCGGTGACGGCCGGCGAACTGGTCGTGCTGTGCGTGCTGGACCACACCGCCGCCTACGCCACCCTGGGCGCGATCGGCGACGCCCTGAAGGGCCGCACCCTGGTCCACCTCACCAACGGCACCCCGGCCCAGGCACGGGAGTTCGCCGAGTGGGCCACCCAGCGCGGCGCACGGTACGTGGACGGCGGCATCATGGCCGTCCCGCCGATGATCGGCGGACCCGGCTCGCTGGTGCTGTACAGCGGCGACCGGTCCGCCCTCGAGGAGCACCGCGCCGCCCTCGAACTCCTGGGCGCCGCCCGCTGGCTGGGGGACGATCCCGGCCTGGCCTCCCTGTACGATCTCGCGCTGCTCAGCGGAATGTACGGGCTGTTCGCCGGATATCTGCACGCCACCGCGCTCGCCCGAACGGAGGGCGGCAGCACCCGGGAATTCACCGACGAACTGCTGATTCCCTGGATGACCGCGATGATGTCCGGATTCCCGGACTGGGCCCGGCAGATCGACAGCGGAGAATTCGGCCCGGCGTCCTCCCCCCTCGCGATGCAGGCCACCGCTTTCGTGAATCTCATCGAGGCCAGTACCGCGCAGGGCGTCGATCCGGCGCTGATGATCCCGGTGCAAGAACTCCTCAACCGCGCGGTCTCCGCCGGACTCGGCGACCAGGACAGCCCCGCGCTCGCCACCCTGCTGAGCGGCCCGGGGAAGGAACCCGTCCGATGA
- a CDS encoding winged helix-turn-helix transcriptional regulator, with product MREQPYVCGIDAAVDVIGGKWKVLILWALKDGKQRFGEVKRQIPGVSEKVLIQQLRELEADEIVHREVHREVPPKVEYSLTALGVSLNGALGPLGDWGRENMAHIAAVRGELCADKAGKTKAGAVGGTL from the coding sequence ATGCGGGAACAGCCTTATGTGTGCGGAATTGACGCGGCCGTCGATGTCATCGGCGGAAAGTGGAAAGTGCTCATTCTGTGGGCGCTGAAAGACGGCAAGCAGCGTTTCGGGGAAGTGAAACGGCAGATTCCCGGGGTGAGCGAGAAGGTGCTGATCCAGCAGTTGCGGGAGCTGGAGGCCGACGAGATCGTGCACCGGGAGGTCCACCGCGAGGTGCCGCCGAAGGTGGAGTACTCGCTGACCGCGCTGGGGGTTTCGCTGAACGGGGCGCTGGGCCCGCTGGGGGACTGGGGCCGGGAGAACATGGCGCACATCGCGGCCGTCCGCGGCGAACTGTGCGCGGACAAGGCGGGGAAGACGAAGGCCGGGGCCGTGGGTGGCACGCTCTGA
- a CDS encoding peptidylprolyl isomerase, with protein MAGPAGAEASQATSAVLHTSEGDITVTLFPEEAPLTVTNFAGLADGSLPWEGQQDGEPLYQDLIFHRVIDGFMIQGGDPQGTGMGGPGYQFDDEVDSGRTFDEPYLLAMANAGLNPDGSGTNGSQFFITVVPTEHLNGKHTIFGEVADEESRAVVDAIATTETAAQDRPVKDIVIESVTIGD; from the coding sequence CTGGCCGGCCCCGCCGGAGCGGAGGCCTCACAGGCCACCAGCGCCGTCCTGCACACCAGCGAGGGCGACATCACGGTGACGCTGTTCCCCGAGGAAGCGCCGCTGACGGTGACCAACTTCGCCGGACTGGCGGACGGTTCGCTGCCCTGGGAAGGGCAGCAGGACGGCGAGCCGCTCTACCAGGACCTCATCTTCCACCGGGTGATCGACGGCTTCATGATCCAGGGCGGGGACCCGCAGGGCACCGGCATGGGCGGCCCGGGCTACCAGTTCGACGACGAGGTCGATTCCGGCCGGACCTTCGACGAGCCGTACCTGCTGGCGATGGCCAACGCGGGGCTGAACCCGGACGGTTCGGGCACCAACGGCTCGCAGTTCTTCATCACGGTGGTCCCCACCGAGCATCTCAACGGGAAGCACACCATCTTCGGCGAGGTCGCCGACGAGGAGTCCCGGGCCGTGGTGGACGCCATCGCGACCACCGAGACCGCGGCCCAGGACCGGCCGGTCAAGGACATCGTCATCGAGTCCGTGACGATCGGCGACTGA
- a CDS encoding SigE family RNA polymerase sigma factor, producing the protein MKQRDLEAYHDFAMRRSGALYRSACLLTSGDTHLAEDLVQETLGRMYTAWKRKRCIDNPAAYAHTVLVRCFLTYKRRRSSGERPAVALPDQPAPSTDSTLKVTLLQALAQLPPLDRTVLVLRFWEDLSVEQTAEMMRTSSSAVRTRSSRALTKLRGVLGASGLAELIAR; encoded by the coding sequence ATGAAGCAGCGGGATCTGGAGGCGTACCACGACTTCGCCATGCGGCGAAGCGGTGCGCTGTACCGGTCCGCGTGCCTGCTGACGAGCGGCGACACCCACCTCGCCGAGGACCTCGTCCAGGAGACGCTCGGGCGGATGTACACCGCCTGGAAACGCAAGCGCTGCATCGACAACCCGGCGGCGTACGCCCACACCGTTCTGGTGCGCTGCTTCCTGACCTACAAGCGCCGCCGCAGCAGCGGTGAACGGCCCGCGGTGGCGCTGCCCGACCAGCCCGCCCCCTCGACGGACTCCACCCTCAAGGTCACCCTGCTCCAGGCACTCGCCCAGCTGCCGCCCCTGGACCGGACGGTCCTGGTGCTGCGGTTCTGGGAGGACCTGAGTGTGGAGCAGACCGCGGAGATGATGCGCACCAGCTCCAGCGCGGTGCGCACCCGCAGCAGCAGGGCCCTGACCAAGCTCCGAGGCGTGCTCGGCGCGTCCGGTCTCGCTGAACTGATCGCGCGGTAA